The Ranitomeya variabilis isolate aRanVar5 chromosome 7, aRanVar5.hap1, whole genome shotgun sequence DNA window GGCGTTACCAGAGACTCTTGGTCCCCAATGCAAAGAGTCCTACATGGCCCCCAACTgtctataagggctgtcccacacgtccagataattccggtaccggaataaatcggtaccggagttatccgtgtccgtgtgcctgggaactcacggaggccatacgtgcggcacacgtgtgccgcccgtatggtgagtgggtaccacacggagcgtgtggtacccactctgcatcgtgctgaagccgcgattcatatgttccctgcagcagcgtttgctgcagagaaaatatgaataatagtgtttaaaataaagatctatgtgtccgccgccctcccaccccctgtgcgcccccccgctggtcagaaaatactcacccgggtcccccgtcggctgtcgctccttcctggtctggccgcggcttctagtgtatgcggtcacgtgggcccgatcatttacagtcatgaatatgtggctccacctcccataggggcggagccgactattcatgattgtaaatgagcggccccacgtgaccgcatacagtaagccgcggccagaccaggaaggagcgagggacccgggtaagtattttctgaccagcggggggggcgcacaaggggtgggagggcggcggacacatagatctttattttaaacactattattcatattttctctgcagcaaacgctgctgcagggaacatatgaatcgcggcttcagcatgatgcagagtgggtaccacacgctccgtgtggtacccactcgccatacgggcggcacacgtgtgccgcacgtatggcctccgtgagttcccaggcacacggacacggataactccggtaccgatttattccggtaccggaattatctggacgtgtgggacagccctaatactgTTCACTGGCCCAAGGACTAGAACCGCAGCCCTCCCCATACTTATAATCCTGGATCAGCCAAAAGCCCCATGGCCCTTCCTGCCCTTGGGAGCTGGGTGCTTGCAGGATGATGGCTTTGGTCACAGGACGACGTCTCTACTTAATTTGTCATTACCTATAGAGAGGGGCATAAATGGCAAACGCTGCGCTCAGCACTGAACCAGAAGATGATCAAACCCACCGAGGCAGCGCACTATGCGGACCCCCTGAACGAGATTATCCCCGATCTGATCAACAAGATCCAGGAGCTGAGAGCGAAGAGCCCGTCGGGGCACACAGTGCAGAACGTGGCCGGCTTGATGTATAAATTTGCTTTCGAAAGTAAGTGCGTAACTTCATCTCATCTTATTTATGGCCTATCACCAGGACCCTCCCCTGGGGGGAAGAAGGGGGATCTGGATGCCCAATCACAGCATTCCCCATGTACTCGACTATAGTCGTCTCCACTAAAGTCCACAGGATCGAAGGAGCTGAGCATGTGTAACTTATTCAAAAATTCCAACACTTTTCCCATTCATTTCAATCATTTCTTACTTGATACTTTGTATCTGTCCAGGTATTTGTTCCGTGATTTTCGAGACTCGAATCGGGTGTTTGCAAAAAGAGATTCCAGGGGAAACCCAGAAATTTATAAATTCTATCGGTATAATGCTGGAAAGTCAGAGCGTGATCGAGCGGCTCCCGCGGTGGACCAGGGACTGGATGCCATACTGGGGACGATTTCTGGAGTCCTGGGATATAATATTTAATTACGGTAAGTGACATTGAGTCATGTGACTCAGAAAAACCATAAAACTCCCCAGTATGCGTGCCGGTATTGTGGCTGatgaaaaaacatatatatataaataatatttatAACTAATAAGAATGATTTAAATATAAGGAATACAAAATggaaattattattaataaatgtaTCCAAAAAgtaatctaacttttttttttcatttgtacaaAAATGTAAATATTTCTGGATTTTTAGGGAcaaatttaataaataataaaataaaggacaTTGAAGGTCGTTTGCGGCGCGGTGACGACCTGGGCGGCGCTTATCTCACGCACCTGCTCACCAATGGAAATCTGAGTGTGAATGAGGTCTGTGGGGCTTTTCCGGAGATGCTGCAGGCTGGCGTGGATACAGTGAGTAATATCTGGAGAGTAATGGTGGGAAGAGGCTTAAATTAAAGCTCCGGGCCCGTAATGCAAAATTTGTAACAAGGGTCACCCCTACCATGTGCCATTAATAATACTGATGTCTTCTTAAGTGGCGCCATGACCTAGATAATACCGCTATCTCTGCACCTCTGAGTCCACAGACCCCATGATCGCTATAGCGCCCCCCGGTTGTGAGTGACTCTAATGCCGCCTGACTTCTCCCCTTTCTCCAGACATCTAATACCTTGACCTGGGTCTTATATCAATTGGCAAGAAACCCAGAAATTCAGCAGTCGCTGTATGAGGAGGTGATCAGCGTTATACCGGATCATATTCCAAGCACTTCCGATATCTCCAAAATGCCCCTGCTAAAGGCCGTTGTCAAAGAAACCCTGCGGTGAGTAAATTATTTCATTCATATTGTAAGTTAGCGGTGACTTATAGGACTAGCTGCTTTCTTAAGAAAACAGCGCCCCTCCTGTCCACAGGTTCTGGGCGGTATTGCAGCTACTTGAGTAGAGTCCGTCTGGAATACGAGACGCAACCCATGGAGAAGTCCGATCCTGGATATCAccgttaagggctcatttccacttgcgaggaaaacggacgagtgcaatcggataaaaaatcggattgcactcggaccaatgttattcaataggtgtcttttcatttgcgtttcttttctcagccgaaatcggactgagaaaaaaatcgcagcatgctgcgatttgctgcgagtctcggatgagactcgccaatgcaagtcaatgggtgcgagagaaaaaacgcACAACACTCGCACCATCCGTATtccatccgttttttacggataccttaccattctgtggcatagaacactgtaaatggtcctgttaatgactgtataaaaatagttgcagagaaaaaaaacggatgtcatacggaagtaaaacggatgtaaaacggatggtgcgattaaaaaatcgcattgaactcgcatgacaatcgcagacttttcatcccttttttttcggtccagattacggaccgttttctctctcgcaagtggaaatgagccctaaccctTTTCCTCTCCATGATATACATGTATGTCACAGGCATTATACAGGGCAGGCGCCGACTGTTTCATACAGATGGCACGTCTCTAATAGAAGCAGGCCGAGCTTCATAGGAGATCGTTATTTGTGGCATGGATTGAAATACTAATGTATTACAGCGTATAGAACAAGCAATGAAACAATCATCCTAGAACAACTAAAAAGTCAGATgaacttaaaaaaaatatttctaaaaatttaagaaaaaatataaaagttcaaatcatccctgtTTTCCCATCCAAAAATTTTGAGATTGAAATAAACATAttcagtatcgctgcgtccgtaaaagtcagatctatcaaaataattTAACCCGTATGGTCATCGCTAAAAGTGAACGAAGTGTCATAATatgccccaaaatagtatcaataaaaacatcagctcaccgcacaaaaaaaacaagccctcatacagctccatcGACGGGAAAATAAGAAAGTTACGGGGCTCGGAAAATGGAGACAGAAACAAACATTTTATTTTACAAGTTATtgaccacaaaaatgtaaaaacaaaaatcagCACAAGAAGAATCACGTCGCCAGGTCAAATCATCTCACAATGAAACCATAAAATGAGACCccaaaacaatggtggaattgtgttttttttaccatctcactacatttggtttttttttcccctgtcttcagtacattatatggtatagtgaatggtgtcattcaaaactactacTTGTATGGCAAAAAACAAACCCTTCGGAGGCTTTGtcgatggaaaaaaaaaagttatggttctcggAAGTAGGAGAGAAAAAACTCCAGAagcgttagggctcatttccacttgcgagtgaacaaacggtccgatttacggaccaaaaaaacggaggaaaatcatgcgagtgtcatgcgatttttttttcgcaacatccgtatgacatccgtattgctgtccgatttttacgcaccgctgtcctttgaaaagccggcaaatcagtgctgtgtacagtaaaatcacactgacaggttagaatagagtagatatatacacagagaataggtatatatacatatatatatgtcagtgagacacctatacatgtatatttatatttaatgcagcgctagatagcataaaagccgctaattcaattgctggcttttgctatctccttcacaaacctgacatgatatgagacatggttacatacagtaaaccatctcatatcccttattttatgacatattccacactactaatgtaacaagtgtctgtgtgtaaaatttggtggctctagctgttaaaataaagggttaaatcacggaaacaattggcgtggactcccgcgcaattttctccaaccagagtgggaaagccagtgactgagggcagatattaatagcctagagagggtccatggttataggacccccctggctaaaaacatctgcccccagccaccccagaaaaggcacatctggaagatgcgcctattctggcacttggccactctcttcccactcccatgtagcggtgggatatggggtaataaggggttaatgtcaccttgctattgtaaggtgacattaagccaggttaataatggagaggcatcaataagacacctatccattattaatccaatactagtaaatggttaataaaacacacacacattaggaataaagtattttaatgaaataaagacacagggtgttgtaatagtttattatactctcaatccaattgaagacccttgtcacctgaaacaaagttaaaataaaaaatcaacaatattccataccttccgtcgttcagtcttgtcccacgctgtaaatccatctgatggggttaaataattttacagccaggagcctgataatgcagctgtgctcctgcctgtaaaatctggggaatgaatggaaagcaggggaacgtagctacctcgacttgcggtgctgcaccccctgctggtataaactcatatgaactccagcgtgagaaaatattcagaaaaattcccacactcgagttcatatgagtttataccagcaggggcgcAGCacagcaagtctaggtagctacgttcccctgcattccattcattccccagattttacaggcaggagtgggacaagactgaacgatggaaggtatgggatattgttgattttttattttaactttgtatcaggtgacaagggtcttcaattggattgagagtataataaaatattacaacaccctttatttcaataaaatacttttttcctaatgtgtgtgtgttttattaaccacttactactataggattaataatggataggtgtcttattgacatctctccattattaacctggcttaatgtcaccttacaatagcaaggtgacattaaccctttattaccccatatcccaccgctacacgggagtgggaagagagaggctaagtgccagaataggcgcatcttacagatgtgccttttctggggtggctgggggcagatgtttttagccgggggggggcaataaccatggtccctctctaggctattaatatctgccctcagtcaccggctttaccactctggcggagaaaattgagcgggagcccacgccatttttttccgtgatttaaccctttattttaacagctagagcccccaaatttagcacacagacacttctaacattagtagtgaggaatatttaataaaataagggatatgagatggtttactgtatgtaaccatgtctcatatcctgtcgggtttgtgaaggagagagtaaaagccggcaattgaattaccagcttttctgctatctagcgctgaattaaatataaatatatatatatatatatgtgtctcactgacatatatatatgtatatatacctattctatgtgtatatatctactctattctaacctgtcagtgtgattttactgtacaccgtgctgaattaccagcttttcaaaggacaccggtgcgtaaacatCGGAaaacactcgcatggtgcgagtgctgtgcgattttttttctcgcacccattgacttacattggtgagtcttgtccgagaatcgcagcaatacgcagcatgctgcgatttttttctcagtccgatttcggctgagaaaaaaatcgcaaatgaaaagacacctattgaataacattggtccgagtgcaatccgattttttatccgattgcactcgtccgttttcttcgcaagtggaaatgagcccttaaaatTAATAATGGCACGAGCGTGAAAGGGTTAAACCTGACCCATTAAAAAACATTAATATTTATTTCTTTTTAAGTGCAGGTTGTATCCTGTGGTTCCGGAGAACGGCAGAATTAGATTGGACGAAGAAATAGTTCTAGACGACTATATAATCCCCCAAAATGTGAGTTTTGTAAAAATCAacatcaaaattaaaaaaagaaacagaTGACGCTGGTGATGATCGCCGGCCCGCACTACAGACATGTCCTCCTCCATTGCAGACGCAGTTCATCCTGTGTCACTATGTGCTCTCCAGAGACGAGGCCAGCTTTCCTGAGCCGGACAGATTTCTTCCCCGGAGGTGGCTGCGGAGCGAGGGGATAAGGCATCACCCCTTCAGCTCCATACCCTTTGGTTTTGGGGTGAGGGGATGTTTAGGCCGCCGGGTGGCTGAGCTGGAGATGCACCTGGCACTTTCTCAGGTGAGATCTTACAACCAGAAGATATTTTGAtaaattattttactttttgttttgtttttcaatacCTTGACATTTTCAGGATAcatgtttgctgtcagtgaatgagctCTTATTTTCATTCAGAGGCACTAGacctttaggctacgttcccacgatgagttattggtgagttttttacgctgcatatttttttttaaatgcaagtaacctattttacttaatgggtgcggaacatctgcaacatcaaaaacttaccGAAAGTTCATCATCGGACAATTACCTATCAGATCTAGTCCTGGGCTCCGCTGAGCAGtagatacaattgtatccagtgcagacaatgctgggAGTccaacactgatacattgtagcaaacctgCAGAGATTTGTGCATTTGCTGCTAATAATTGATACGTTATTGCGGCTGGCATCCCCATCTAAACCCTTCCTGATTTTTGCTTTTTCCTACCTTTCTtccaacagccataacttttttattttagcactgacatcgcagtacgagatctcgctttttgcaggatgagttgtggttgtcaatgacaccattcattttaccgtaTAATGcattaaaaatggggaaaaaatcccagtgggatgaaatgatgaaaaaaatgcaattctgccatagTTTTGTGTCTTAGGACGTTCTGGCAAAATTATTCTCCAAACTGTATGTTTGTTTTTATCTTTAACGTTACATTCCCTCAATGATTTTTTGTTTAGTTCTTgcagttgcagattttctgcagcgtttctgaacctATTAGGAAAATTAGGTTAATTGCTTTTATTTTCATTGtgttttattgcgttttttgtctctttttggtgtgtcatgtttaagaaaaaaaaaaaaaaaaagctgcttttGTTTTTAATACTTTTGTTTTTGGTCCAAGTTCATTACTAATACAGTCATTTCATGCCATTTTACTTTCTGCATGTGCGGTTCTTTTTTACCTGCACATTTTCTGCATCtggtgcaagtctatggggaaaatctgcacataaatctCAGTGTACCCGAAagggaaattgacatgttgcagattttacaCCTGCACCGCAGGTCAATttatgttagggctgtcccacacgtccagataattccggtaccggaataaatcggtaccggagttattcgtgtccgtgtgcctgggaactcacggaggccatacgtgcggcacacgtgtgccgcccgtatggcgagtgggtaccacacggagcgtgtggtacccactctgcatggtgctgaagctgcgattcatatcttccctgcagcaacgtttgctgtagagaaaatattaataatagtgtttaaaataaagatccatgtgtccgccgcccccccaccccctgtgcgcccccccgctggtcagaaaatacttacccgcctccctcgctgcttcctggtctggccgcggcttctcctgcatgcggtcacgtggggccgatcatttacagtcatgaatatgtggctccacctcccataggggcggagccgactattcatgattgtaaatgatcggccccacgtgaccgcatacagtaggaggcgcggccagaccaggaaggagcgagggagcgggtaagtattttctgaccagcggggggggcgcacagggggtgggggggcggcggacacatggatctttatttttaacactattcttcatattttctctatagcaaacgctgctacagggaagatatgaataccggcttcagcaccatgtgggggggacagcgcttactgtagcgctgtctcctgcacgcacacggaccccagacggagaatgtccgtgtgaggtccgtgttttacgcggacccattgactctattgggtccgtgtaaaacgtgcgctcccacgaacactgacatgtctccgtgtttggcacacggagacacggtccgcaaaaaatcaatgacatctgcacagatgcattgatttttatgggtctacgtgtgtcagtgtctccggtacgtgaggaaactgtcacctcacgtaccggagccactgacgtgtgaaagcggcctaagggctctttcacacgtcctgatatttccggtaccggaaaaaaacggtaccggagatatccgtgtccgtatgtctgtgtgctcaagtggcacatacgtgcggcatccgtgtgccgcccgtgtgccgcctgaggaccacacggaccgtgcaggagagacagcgctacactaagcgctgtcccccccgcatgtggtgctgaaggcagaattcatctcttctcccccagcgttcgttggagagaagagatgaaagatcttattttttattttttttgggggggagaaataaagtttgcatgtgcgtccgcgtccccacccctcagtgcgccgcctggccccttgccgcagaaatacctaGCTCCTGcgacgtctcctctgtcctctccgcgctggcagcttctcctgtgtgagcggtcacgtgggagcgctcattacagtcagtgaatattccctgactgtaatgagcggtcccacgtgactgctcacacaggagaagctgccagcgcggagaggacagaggagacatcgcgggagctaggtgagtatttctgcggcaatgggccaggcggcgcactgggggggaggcgggggcacatgcaaaatttatttttcaccccccccccccaaaaaaaaaaaaaaaaaaaaagatctttcatctcttccctCCAACGAacactgggggagaagagatgaattctgccttcagcaccacatgagggggggacagcgcttactgtagcgctgtctctcctgcgggcggtacgtgcacacggaggagagtgcacactgttctccgtgtgcacgtgtgctgtccgtattgtggtccgtgctgccggtagaaaatggacatgtcgacgtgttttcagcacggacatacggtccatgtgaaaacacgcacatgtgcatagacccattcatttaaatgggtctacgtgtgtcagtgtctccggtacgtgagaaaactgtcactacacgtaccggagacactgacgtgtgaaagaggcctaagagtgtgcaggagatttctatgAATCCCATCATTTTTCCTGGAACTGTTTTGTTACACAGTGAAAATACACAGCATGAAAAACTCACCTAAAATGAATTGTGGTAATTTAATCT harbors:
- the LOC143784671 gene encoding sterol 26-hydroxylase, mitochondrial-like, whose product is MMAAYLGRVTGSILKSAHRLPAATCKASLGVSQVQTDHGRRLKTIKDLPGPTQLESLYWMILRGYIFYMHELEKKQKKKYGPIWASRIGDRRMVNIAAPHLLEALLKQEGTYPMRAHMNLWKEHRDLRGHSYGPLTEEGHKWQTLRSALNQKMIKPTEAAHYADPLNEIIPDLINKIQELRAKSPSGHTVQNVAGLMYKFAFESICSVIFETRIGCLQKEIPGETQKFINSIGIMLESQSVIERLPRWTRDWMPYWGRFLESWDIIFNYGTNLINNKIKDIEGRLRRGDDLGGAYLTHLLTNGNLSVNEVCGAFPEMLQAGVDTTSNTLTWVLYQLARNPEIQQSLYEEVISVIPDHIPSTSDISKMPLLKAVVKETLRLYPVVPENGRIRLDEEIVLDDYIIPQNTQFILCHYVLSRDEASFPEPDRFLPRRWLRSEGIRHHPFSSIPFGFGVRGCLGRRVAELEMHLALSQLIKKFQVRPDPDLGEVRAKNRVVLVSNKPINLQFIDRQ